Part of the Methanococcus maripaludis genome is shown below.
CATGATTACATTTTAATACAAGTTGAAGAAGTTTCGAAAAATCAAGGTCATCAATTGCCATTTCACCATGAAATAATGTATTCTTCACCCATAGTTTAGAAATGTGGTTCCCAACATCAATTTATCAGCATGTTTTGCGTATTCGGGATTTTTTCATTTAATGTTTTGGATTCGTTAAGTTAAGTTTGTTTTTTTAACTTAGAATAATATTTAACTTTTATATATTGCTCATTAAGTGTGATATCAAATGCCCCTTTTAAAATATCCAAAAAATATAATATCCCATAATAACGGTCGGTTGTTTTTAGTTCATTAATTAATGTAGTATACACCACTTAGCACCTAATAAGGCCCCATTATATTACTTATTACAGGTTTAACTATTGAGTTATCCGGAATTTCTTGCCCATTCAATACTGCCCCAGATAATATCTTGCAGTTTTTTCCGATTTTTGTGTGGACTATTGTACAGCCCATTCCGATTTTTGTATTCGCTCCAATTTTACTTTCTGCGATATTACATCCTGCACCAACCGTTACATTATCTGCAATCTTTGTATGCCCAATGATATTTCCACCTGAGCCCACCCTACAAAAATTACCGATTTTTGGAGCATTTCCGGTTTTTAAATTCCTTCCAATTGTAGTATTCTGCTGGATTACAGTATTTTCCCCTATTTCTGCGGCTTCCGACACCACTATGCCTACGTGGTGACCAAACCTACATTTTATGGCATCCGTGTTTGGGTATTCCCCTGAAAGGAGTATTGATATTATTGAAGTCAACATATGATGGAGAATTCTTGAAAATATGCTATTTCCTTGTTTTGGAATTGGTTTTATATAAAAATTTGGATTTAAGGTTAATATGGCATATAATCTTTCTTTCATAGTGTGCCCCGTATTAATTAGCATTATTTTTATCTTTTGAGAATATT
Proteins encoded:
- a CDS encoding hexapeptide repeat-containing transferase, giving the protein MKERLYAILTLNPNFYIKPIPKQGNSIFSRILHHMLTSIISILLSGEYPNTDAIKCRFGHHVGIVVSEAAEIGENTVIQQNTTIGRNLKTGNAPKIGNFCRVGSGGNIIGHTKIADNVTVGAGCNIAESKIGANTKIGMGCTIVHTKIGKNCKILSGAVLNGQEIPDNSIVKPVISNIMGPY